One window from the genome of Nicotiana tomentosiformis chromosome 5, ASM39032v3, whole genome shotgun sequence encodes:
- the LOC138891994 gene encoding uncharacterized protein, giving the protein MAPFEAKLYDTDLVNDALDKLKLIQERLRTTQSGQKSYTDQKARDLSFMVGEKVLLNISLMKGIMRFGKKVKLSPRFISPFKVLSLTQSLVELEILSSSLIVVIMERKGFQNKRKIKIKFIKNKRSEKVMFYNMQKALCKKAKDISSLCGIEIAIIIFLLVMNRFYLAIQVLNRFLIDCLIQNNH; this is encoded by the exons atggctccatttgaggctaagttatatgacACTGATTTAGTgaatgatgccttggataagttaaagttgattcaggagcgacttcgcacaacacagtccGGACAGAAGAGCTACACAGAtcagaaggcacgtgatttatcattcatggtgggcgagaaggttctcttgaacaTTTCGCTGATGAAGGGCATCATGCGGTTCGGGAAGAAAgtcaagctgagcccaaggtttattagcccatttaaggtgttgag TTTAACTCAGTCACTCGTTGAACTAGAAATTTTATCTTCATCTCTGATTGTCGTAATCATGGAAAGGAAGGGAtttcaaaacaaaagaaaaatcaagataAAGTTTATCAAAAATAAGCGTTCTGAGAAGGTCATGTTCTACAATATGCAGAAAGCTCTTTGTAAGAAAGCAAAGGACATTTCTAGTTTATGTGGAATTGAGATTGcaattataatttttttgttaGTGATGAACCGTTTCTATTTGGCAATTCAAGTGTTGAATCGATTTTTGATTGATTGTTTAATTCAAAACAATCATTAG